In Balearica regulorum gibbericeps isolate bBalReg1 chromosome 2, bBalReg1.pri, whole genome shotgun sequence, one DNA window encodes the following:
- the ZBTB47 gene encoding zinc finger and BTB domain-containing protein 47 isoform X1: MLIVEKTTDYPSAEYSLVEDVALHFTCLMDRLNEQRLFQPDLCDVDIVLVQHKSIFPAHKGVLAAYSQFFHSLFTQNKQLQRVELSLEALTSQGLQQILNFIYTSKLLVNSCNVQDVLNAAAVLQMNNIASSCQDLLDTRSLSLATDMALPAEGCAGPPPYYCEIKQEVDAPNPKIYTREGNDPYSVRVEDGAGGGTLPPGPAKQYYKEEKDGGPGAVCKIEGEESEEDLDSQSSYNREQIIVEVNLNNQTLNVSKGTEGKAAASEAAVMGRPDGDGRDAEEDGEEENEEGEEEEEEEEDAEVGEEEEEEEHSEEEDLEETTEEEDDDDDDEDVSEVKREKGGQPRRGSRASKATKPTMATRSQEIAKVEEEEEEEEEGQRGRKRKKEQDGLGQKVKLEEKQHYPCKKCPRVFNNRWYLEKHMNVTHSRMQICDKCGKRFLLESELLLHHQTDCEKNIQCVTCGKGFKKLWSLHEHNKIVHGYAEKKFSCEICEKKFYTMAHVRKHMVAHTKDMPFTCETCGKSFKRSMSLKVHSLQHSGEKPFKCENCNERFQYKYQLRSHMSIHIGHKQFMCQWCGKDFNMKQYFDEHMKTHTGEKPYICEICGKSFTSRPNMKRHRRTHTGEKPYPCDVCGQRFRFSNMLKAHKEKCFRVSNPLASDTAAPQPAASPAPLPPGPGVSPLPLPLLHPLPQTLPPPPHLPPPPPLFSAGRINSNNN; the protein is encoded by the exons ATG CTGATAGTCGAAAAAACGACTGACTACCCTTCGGCTGAGTACTCCCTGGTGGAGGATGTAGCCCTCCACTTCACGTGTTTGATGGACAGACTGAATGAGCAGCGCCTCTTTCAGCCGGACCTGTGCGACGTGGACATCGTGCTGGTGCAGCACAAGAGCATCTTCCCGGCGCACAAGGGGGTCCTGGCGGCCTACAGCCAGTTCTTCCACTCCCTCTTCACCCAAAACAAGCAGCTGCAGCGCGTGGAGCTCTCGCTGGAGGCCCTCACCTCGCAGGGCCTCCAGCAGATCCTCAACTTCATCTACACCTCCAAGCTCCTCGTCAACTCTTGCAATGTGCAGGACGTGCTGAACGCGGCTGCCGTGCTGCAGATGAACAACATCGCCTCCTCCTGCCAGGACCTCCTCGACACCCGCTCACTCAGCCTGGCCACCGACATGGCTCTGCCCGCTGAGGGCTGTGCTGGACCCCCGCCCTACTACTGTGAGATCAAGCAGGAGGTGGATGCCCCCAATCCCAAGATCTACACCCGGGAGGGCAACGACCCCTACTCAGTGCGGGTGGAGGATGGAGCAGGTGGTGGGACGCTTCCCCCTGGTCCAGCCAAGCAGTACTACAAGGAGGAGAAGGACGGTGGTCCGGGTGCCGTCTGTAAGATAGAAGGTGAAGAGTCTGAGGAGGACTTGGACAGCCAGAGCTCATACAACCGGGAGCAGATCATCGTGGAGGTGAACCTCAACAACCAGACCCTCAACGTCTCCAAGGGCACAGAGGGGAAGGCAGCCGCCAGCGAGGCGGCTGTGATGGGGCGGCCTGATGGCGATGGACGTGAtgcagaggaggatggggaggaggagaacgaggaaggggaggaggaggaagaagaggaggaggatgcagaggtgggggaggaggaggaggaggaggagcacaGCGAGGAGGAAGACCTGGAGGAGACGACAGAAGAAGAGGATGATGACGACGATGATGAAGACGTGTCAGaggtgaaaagggaaaagggtgGGCAGCCCCGCAGAGGCAGCCGGGCTTCCAAAGCCACCAAACCTACCATGGCAACCAGGTCGCAGGAGATAGCCaaggtggaagaggaggaggaggaggaagaggaaggccagcgagggaggaagaggaaaaaggagcaggATGGTTTGGGCCAGAAGGTGAAGCTGGAGGAGAAACAGCATTACCCGTGCAAGAAGTGCCCCCGAGTCTTCAACAACCGCTGGTACCTGGAGAAGCACATGAATGTCACGCACAGCCGCATGCAGATCTGTGACAAGTGTGGCAAACGCTTCCTGCTCGAGAgcgagctgctgctgcaccaccAGACCGACTGTGAGAAGAACATCCAG TGTGTGACGTGTGGGAAGGGGTTCAAGAAGCTCTGGTCCCTCCATGAGCACAACAAGATCGTCCATGGCTATGCCGAGAAGAAGTTCTCCTGTGAGATCTGCGAGAAGAAGTTCTACACCATGGCCCACGTGCGCAAACACATGGTTG ctcaCACCAAGGACATGCCATTCACCTGCGAGACCTGTGGGAAATCCTTCAAGCGCAGCATGTCCCTCAAGGTGCATTCGCTCCAGCACTCTGGGGAAAAGCCTTTTAAATGCGAG AACTGCAACGAGCGCTTCCAGTACAAGTACCAGCTGCGCTCCCACATGAGCATCCACATCGGCCACAAGCAGTTCATGTGCCAGTGGTGTGGCAAGGACTTCAACATGAAGCAATACTTCGACGAGCACATGAAGACGCACACGG GCGAGAAGCCCTACATCTGTGAGATCTGCGGGAAGAGCTTCACCAGCCGCCCCAACATGAAGCGGCATCGCCGGACCCACACGGGCGAGAAGCCGTACCCCTGCGATGTCTGCGGTCAGCGCTTCCGCTTCTCCAACATGCTCAAAGCCCACAAGGAGAAATGTTTCCGCGTCAGCAACCCCTTGGCTTCGGACACGGCCGCCCCCCAACCTGCTGCCAGCCCGGCCCCACTGCCCCCTGGCCCTGGCGTCTCCCCACTGCCTCTGCCGCTGCTTCATCCCCTTCCACAgaccctccctcctcctcctcacctaccgccgcctcctcctctgttttctgcagggAGGATAAATTCGAACAACAACTAg
- the ZBTB47 gene encoding zinc finger and BTB domain-containing protein 47 isoform X2, whose product MRRLQSAALGLLAAGAAAAPHSSVFLKGANMAMGRMRAKTPGKRRRTGTPLRGDLCIKMLIVEKTTDYPSAEYSLVEDVALHFTCLMDRLNEQRLFQPDLCDVDIVLVQHKSIFPAHKGVLAAYSQFFHSLFTQNKQLQRVELSLEALTSQGLQQILNFIYTSKLLVNSCNVQDVLNAAAVLQMNNIASSCQDLLDTRSLSLATDMALPAEGCAGPPPYYCEIKQEVDAPNPKIYTREGNDPYSVRVEDGAGGGTLPPGPAKQYYKEEKDGGPGAVCKIEGEESEEDLDSQSSYNREQIIVEVNLNNQTLNVSKGTEGKAAASEAAVMGRPDGDGRDAEEDGEEENEEGEEEEEEEEDAEVGEEEEEEEHSEEEDLEETTEEEDDDDDDEDVSEVKREKGGQPRRGSRASKATKPTMATRSQEIAKVEEEEEEEEEGQRGRKRKKEQDGLGQKVKLEEKQHYPCKKCPRVFNNRWYLEKHMNVTHSRMQICDKCGKRFLLESELLLHHQTDCEKNIQCVTCGKGFKKLWSLHEHNKIVHGYAEKKFSCEICEKKFYTMAHVRKHMVAHTKDMPFTCETCGKSFKRSMSLKVHSLQHSGEKPFKCENCNERFQYKYQLRSHMSIHIGHKQFMCQWCGKDFNMKQYFDEHMKTHTGEKPYICEICGKSFTSRPNMKRHRRTHTGEKPYPCDVCGQRFRFSNMLKAHKEKCFRVSNPLASDTAAPQPAASPAPLPPGPGVSPLPLPLLHPLPQTLPPPPHLPPPPPLFSAGRINSNNN is encoded by the exons ATGCGGCGGCTCCAATCAGCGGCCCTGGGGCTCTTGGcagccggagccgccgccgctccgcATTCCTCCGTCTTCCTAAAAGGGGCTAACATGGCGATGGGCAGGATGAG agCAAAAACCCCAGGCAAGCGGAGGAGGACCGGGACTCCTTTGCGCGGAGACCTTTGCATCAAAATG CTGATAGTCGAAAAAACGACTGACTACCCTTCGGCTGAGTACTCCCTGGTGGAGGATGTAGCCCTCCACTTCACGTGTTTGATGGACAGACTGAATGAGCAGCGCCTCTTTCAGCCGGACCTGTGCGACGTGGACATCGTGCTGGTGCAGCACAAGAGCATCTTCCCGGCGCACAAGGGGGTCCTGGCGGCCTACAGCCAGTTCTTCCACTCCCTCTTCACCCAAAACAAGCAGCTGCAGCGCGTGGAGCTCTCGCTGGAGGCCCTCACCTCGCAGGGCCTCCAGCAGATCCTCAACTTCATCTACACCTCCAAGCTCCTCGTCAACTCTTGCAATGTGCAGGACGTGCTGAACGCGGCTGCCGTGCTGCAGATGAACAACATCGCCTCCTCCTGCCAGGACCTCCTCGACACCCGCTCACTCAGCCTGGCCACCGACATGGCTCTGCCCGCTGAGGGCTGTGCTGGACCCCCGCCCTACTACTGTGAGATCAAGCAGGAGGTGGATGCCCCCAATCCCAAGATCTACACCCGGGAGGGCAACGACCCCTACTCAGTGCGGGTGGAGGATGGAGCAGGTGGTGGGACGCTTCCCCCTGGTCCAGCCAAGCAGTACTACAAGGAGGAGAAGGACGGTGGTCCGGGTGCCGTCTGTAAGATAGAAGGTGAAGAGTCTGAGGAGGACTTGGACAGCCAGAGCTCATACAACCGGGAGCAGATCATCGTGGAGGTGAACCTCAACAACCAGACCCTCAACGTCTCCAAGGGCACAGAGGGGAAGGCAGCCGCCAGCGAGGCGGCTGTGATGGGGCGGCCTGATGGCGATGGACGTGAtgcagaggaggatggggaggaggagaacgaggaaggggaggaggaggaagaagaggaggaggatgcagaggtgggggaggaggaggaggaggaggagcacaGCGAGGAGGAAGACCTGGAGGAGACGACAGAAGAAGAGGATGATGACGACGATGATGAAGACGTGTCAGaggtgaaaagggaaaagggtgGGCAGCCCCGCAGAGGCAGCCGGGCTTCCAAAGCCACCAAACCTACCATGGCAACCAGGTCGCAGGAGATAGCCaaggtggaagaggaggaggaggaggaagaggaaggccagcgagggaggaagaggaaaaaggagcaggATGGTTTGGGCCAGAAGGTGAAGCTGGAGGAGAAACAGCATTACCCGTGCAAGAAGTGCCCCCGAGTCTTCAACAACCGCTGGTACCTGGAGAAGCACATGAATGTCACGCACAGCCGCATGCAGATCTGTGACAAGTGTGGCAAACGCTTCCTGCTCGAGAgcgagctgctgctgcaccaccAGACCGACTGTGAGAAGAACATCCAG TGTGTGACGTGTGGGAAGGGGTTCAAGAAGCTCTGGTCCCTCCATGAGCACAACAAGATCGTCCATGGCTATGCCGAGAAGAAGTTCTCCTGTGAGATCTGCGAGAAGAAGTTCTACACCATGGCCCACGTGCGCAAACACATGGTTG ctcaCACCAAGGACATGCCATTCACCTGCGAGACCTGTGGGAAATCCTTCAAGCGCAGCATGTCCCTCAAGGTGCATTCGCTCCAGCACTCTGGGGAAAAGCCTTTTAAATGCGAG AACTGCAACGAGCGCTTCCAGTACAAGTACCAGCTGCGCTCCCACATGAGCATCCACATCGGCCACAAGCAGTTCATGTGCCAGTGGTGTGGCAAGGACTTCAACATGAAGCAATACTTCGACGAGCACATGAAGACGCACACGG GCGAGAAGCCCTACATCTGTGAGATCTGCGGGAAGAGCTTCACCAGCCGCCCCAACATGAAGCGGCATCGCCGGACCCACACGGGCGAGAAGCCGTACCCCTGCGATGTCTGCGGTCAGCGCTTCCGCTTCTCCAACATGCTCAAAGCCCACAAGGAGAAATGTTTCCGCGTCAGCAACCCCTTGGCTTCGGACACGGCCGCCCCCCAACCTGCTGCCAGCCCGGCCCCACTGCCCCCTGGCCCTGGCGTCTCCCCACTGCCTCTGCCGCTGCTTCATCCCCTTCCACAgaccctccctcctcctcctcacctaccgccgcctcctcctctgttttctgcagggAGGATAAATTCGAACAACAACTAg